In one Spirosoma rigui genomic region, the following are encoded:
- a CDS encoding type I polyketide synthase, with product MHIHPDVDTELATGTPLLVHHLVEQAVKAHQERVAVVFGNEKITYDQLNQRADALCQAVLHQAPDADLVGVSATRSLDMVVGVLAILKAGKAYLPLDPAYPRQRLQQLVTDSGLTVCVATEVDRATFEPLGLAVVLPGRDLPATKQTVLRQNPIACVLYTSGSTGKPKGVCLGHAGLINLLNWQLTHSAAAAGLRTLQFCHLSFDASFQELFVPLLSGGTLYLVDDSYRLDAGRLLQFIDTERISRVFLPYVVLQYLAETADAEQKYPTALVDVITGGELLKITPQIARFFAALPNCTLTNVYGPTEASVWVTENKLKGDALNWPAIPSIGKPIAGLDVFILDEQGQPVPDGVVGELCISGVCLALGYLNQPALTAEKFSRYNHPQRGSVNLYRTGDLARYQPDGSLDFQGRKDGQVKIRGNRVEVGEIEVVLAQQPGVQQAVVVAREDSSGAKILIAYVIATPETDTKALRSAIEEQLPDFMIPANFVRLEEFPRTSSGKVDRNALPAPERRRPDTVPYQKPRTALEKIVTELWASLLQFDTIGVADNFFELGGNSLLAQKTVAGLKQKDYTLPITRLYQYPTAAAIARYLEPAVSGQPARSVSPSPQAALAAHVDVAVIGMAGRFPGASTIDQLWEVLKQGRETTRFFSPDELDPTIPEHIKNDPLYVPARGIIDNADQFDALFFGLTPKLAELMDPQQRVFLEIAWETLEQTGYLPQHYNGRVGVFAGCGNNTYYLNNVLGNQSLIDQIGAFQVMTVNEKDYIASRTAYQLNLTGPAVSVYSACSTSLLAITQAVQSIRSGQCEVALAGGASITAPVNSGHLYQEGAMLSRDGHCNSFDADAKGTVFSDGAGVVLLKSAAAAQRDGDTIYALIKGVGVNNDGGGKGSFTAPNADGQAGAISMAIADAGIDPATISYVETHGTGTPVGDPIEIDGLVSAFGEQTERQFCAIGSVKSNMGHLTQAAGVVGFIKATLALHNRQIPASLGFRTPNPAIDFANSPFFVNTKLTDWSTKADQPRRAGVSSFGVGGTNVHVVLEEAPVDPSASAVGQVAAAPERPVQLITWSAKTPGSRDTYAGLLANALTDANAPALADVAFTLQTTRADFGHRRFVLATSTAELVSTLRQSAEVLPATKSLPDEVVFLFPGQGAQYLNMGRTFYEREVVFREAVDTCAEQLLAHLDVDIRSVMYPGSVDAEAEQRLKNTRYTQPALFVTEYAMARLWMSWGVRPTVFCGHSIGEFVAAHLAGVFSLADALTLIAARGRMVSGLPRGSMLSVRMDADAVQTMMPPALSMAAVNSRNLCVVAGPDEYIADFARLLDEKDIPNRLLQTSHAFHSAMMDPIVSQFEAIVSGISLSRPQQPLVSTVTGGYMTDAQATDPHYWANHLRQTVRFADAVDTLSEQENLLLLEVGPGGALATLVRQQLGKRPATVLTSLPTYGGPPADYLVLLKTLGQIWMAGLTPDWKAFYNGQPRRIVKLPAYAFDRKRCWVNPVIRETVTRTNPQLPIAAAVPIEPNADIHTTSVLMRKDLLIDKVKEILEDASGIDMDGVTPDMTFLEIGLDSLLLTQVSLTFKREFGLPITFRQLTGDYATPGQLVDYLDQNLPADAYQPAPVAAPAATPVSVAPAMAPVPAAPVYAPAPAMPMAASPEGESALSLIAQQLQLLGKQLALLQGNAPAQVVAPVPAAPIAQPPVAAKASPAPAAAAPKLTRPDLSPEEEAELKKPFGATARIERQASGLSDRQHDFLQQITAQYNQKTGGSKAYAQQNRGHMADPRVVSGFRPLTKEIVYPLVINRSKGSRLWDIDGNEYIDVLNGFGSNMFGYQPDLIKQALHEQVENGFEVGPQHELAGEVSRLVCELTGADRSALCSTGSEAVLGTMRIARTVTGRSLIVAFSGSYHGIVDEVIIRGTKKLKSYPAAPGIMPESVQNMLILDYGTEESLKIIRERAHELAAVLVEPVQSRRPEFVPIDFLKEVRAITAASGTALIFDEIITGFRMHPGGTQALFGIKADLASYGKVVGAGLPIGVIAGKREFMDALDGGFWQYGDASVPEVGVTYFAGTFVRHPLALAAARASLQYMKEAGPALQQGLSLKTTRLANTLNAVIDQRGLPFHVVHYGSLWKVKFSQEVPYNELLFTLMREKGIHIWDGFPCFMTEAHTDAEMDTVVQVFTQSVDELIDAGFFAGSTNVSVKKEPAAAVLTEDRPPVPGARLGRDQQGNPAWFMPNPDYPGKYMQVELT from the coding sequence ATGCACATTCATCCCGATGTTGATACGGAGTTGGCCACTGGCACACCGCTGCTGGTTCATCACCTTGTTGAACAGGCCGTCAAAGCCCATCAGGAGCGCGTGGCGGTTGTGTTTGGCAACGAGAAAATTACCTACGATCAACTGAACCAGCGGGCCGATGCCCTGTGTCAGGCGGTGCTGCACCAGGCTCCCGATGCCGATCTGGTTGGCGTTAGTGCCACCCGCAGCCTTGATATGGTAGTAGGGGTACTGGCCATTCTCAAAGCGGGAAAAGCGTATTTGCCCCTCGACCCCGCTTATCCCCGGCAGCGTTTGCAGCAACTCGTGACCGACTCGGGTCTTACAGTCTGCGTGGCTACCGAGGTGGATCGGGCTACATTCGAGCCGCTGGGGCTGGCCGTAGTATTGCCCGGTCGGGATCTCCCGGCTACGAAGCAGACTGTGCTGCGCCAAAATCCTATTGCCTGCGTACTGTATACGTCCGGATCTACCGGTAAGCCAAAAGGTGTTTGCCTGGGTCATGCCGGGTTAATCAATCTGTTGAACTGGCAGTTGACCCATTCGGCAGCCGCTGCCGGGCTACGGACGCTTCAGTTTTGTCACCTGAGTTTCGACGCATCCTTCCAGGAGCTGTTTGTTCCTCTGCTCAGTGGCGGTACGTTGTATCTGGTCGACGACAGCTACCGGCTGGATGCGGGACGTCTCCTGCAGTTTATCGATACCGAACGAATCAGTCGGGTGTTTTTGCCGTACGTCGTCCTGCAGTATCTGGCCGAAACGGCCGATGCTGAACAAAAGTACCCAACCGCACTGGTCGACGTGATAACGGGAGGAGAACTGCTCAAGATCACCCCGCAGATTGCCCGTTTCTTTGCCGCCTTACCGAACTGCACCCTCACAAATGTGTACGGGCCGACAGAAGCAAGCGTGTGGGTGACCGAAAATAAGCTCAAGGGTGACGCCCTTAACTGGCCCGCCATCCCATCCATTGGAAAGCCAATTGCGGGTCTCGACGTATTTATCCTGGACGAGCAGGGGCAGCCAGTGCCCGACGGAGTGGTGGGTGAACTCTGCATTAGTGGCGTATGCCTGGCGTTGGGATACCTGAACCAACCCGCCCTGACCGCCGAAAAATTTAGCCGATACAACCACCCGCAGCGTGGTTCTGTCAACCTATATCGCACGGGCGATCTGGCCCGCTACCAACCCGATGGCAGCCTGGACTTTCAGGGCCGGAAAGACGGGCAGGTGAAAATTCGCGGTAACCGCGTCGAAGTAGGGGAAATTGAGGTCGTGCTGGCGCAGCAGCCTGGTGTGCAGCAGGCCGTCGTTGTGGCCCGGGAGGATAGTTCCGGTGCCAAAATACTAATTGCTTACGTCATTGCGACTCCCGAAACGGATACGAAAGCATTGCGTAGTGCCATTGAAGAGCAACTGCCCGATTTCATGATTCCGGCCAATTTTGTCCGGCTGGAGGAGTTTCCCCGAACCAGCAGCGGTAAGGTCGACCGGAACGCGTTACCCGCTCCCGAGCGCAGGCGACCCGATACGGTGCCGTACCAAAAGCCGCGCACAGCGCTCGAAAAGATTGTCACCGAGCTATGGGCCTCGCTGCTCCAGTTCGATACGATTGGCGTCGCCGACAACTTTTTTGAACTGGGAGGCAACTCGCTTCTGGCACAGAAAACGGTGGCGGGCCTGAAGCAAAAAGACTATACGCTCCCCATTACCCGGCTCTATCAGTACCCGACCGCGGCTGCTATTGCCCGGTACCTGGAGCCTGCGGTATCCGGTCAGCCCGCCCGGTCGGTTAGTCCGTCTCCGCAGGCCGCTCTGGCTGCCCATGTCGACGTAGCGGTAATTGGGATGGCAGGCCGGTTCCCCGGTGCCAGTACCATTGATCAACTGTGGGAGGTGCTGAAGCAGGGCCGGGAAACAACTCGATTTTTCTCGCCCGATGAACTGGATCCAACCATTCCCGAGCATATTAAGAATGACCCGCTCTACGTGCCTGCCCGGGGCATTATCGACAATGCCGATCAGTTCGATGCCCTATTTTTCGGGCTGACGCCCAAGCTGGCTGAGCTGATGGATCCGCAACAGCGGGTTTTTCTGGAGATCGCCTGGGAAACGCTCGAACAGACCGGTTACCTGCCCCAGCATTATAACGGTCGCGTCGGGGTATTTGCGGGTTGCGGCAACAACACCTACTACCTCAATAACGTACTCGGGAATCAGTCACTGATCGACCAGATCGGCGCGTTTCAGGTGATGACGGTTAACGAGAAAGACTACATCGCATCCCGAACGGCCTATCAGCTGAACCTCACAGGACCAGCGGTAAGTGTTTATTCGGCCTGTTCAACTTCATTACTCGCCATCACTCAGGCCGTACAGAGCATCCGCAGTGGACAATGTGAGGTAGCGCTGGCGGGTGGCGCCAGCATTACGGCCCCCGTCAACAGTGGCCACCTATACCAGGAGGGGGCCATGTTAAGTCGGGACGGACACTGCAACTCGTTCGATGCGGATGCCAAAGGAACGGTTTTCAGCGACGGTGCCGGTGTGGTGCTGCTGAAAAGCGCAGCCGCTGCCCAGCGCGATGGCGATACCATCTACGCCCTGATCAAAGGTGTGGGCGTCAACAACGACGGAGGGGGCAAAGGAAGCTTCACTGCACCAAACGCCGACGGACAGGCGGGTGCCATCAGCATGGCTATTGCCGATGCCGGAATCGATCCGGCCACGATCAGCTACGTGGAAACCCACGGTACAGGAACTCCGGTGGGTGATCCAATCGAAATAGACGGGCTGGTCAGTGCCTTTGGCGAACAAACTGAGCGGCAGTTCTGCGCCATTGGCTCCGTCAAAAGTAACATGGGGCACCTGACCCAGGCCGCCGGGGTGGTTGGCTTCATCAAAGCGACGCTGGCCCTGCACAATCGGCAGATTCCGGCTTCGCTCGGGTTTCGTACTCCTAACCCCGCCATTGATTTTGCGAACAGCCCGTTCTTCGTCAACACTAAACTCACCGACTGGAGCACGAAGGCCGACCAGCCGCGTCGGGCGGGCGTAAGCTCATTCGGGGTAGGAGGGACCAACGTGCATGTTGTGCTGGAAGAAGCGCCGGTTGACCCGTCAGCGTCTGCTGTAGGTCAGGTAGCCGCAGCCCCGGAGCGACCTGTACAACTGATCACCTGGTCGGCAAAGACGCCCGGAAGTCGGGACACGTATGCTGGTTTGCTGGCTAATGCGCTGACCGATGCCAACGCACCTGCCCTGGCTGATGTAGCCTTTACACTCCAGACGACCCGCGCCGACTTTGGCCATCGGCGCTTTGTCCTCGCCACATCGACCGCCGAGCTGGTTAGCACCCTTCGTCAGTCTGCGGAAGTGCTGCCAGCTACGAAATCCCTGCCCGACGAGGTTGTTTTCCTGTTTCCCGGTCAGGGGGCGCAGTATCTTAACATGGGTCGCACCTTCTACGAGCGCGAGGTCGTGTTCCGGGAGGCCGTTGATACGTGTGCTGAGCAGTTACTGGCCCACCTGGACGTAGACATTCGCTCGGTCATGTATCCCGGTAGCGTCGACGCCGAGGCTGAGCAGCGACTGAAAAATACCCGCTATACACAACCCGCGCTATTCGTTACCGAATACGCGATGGCCCGTCTATGGATGAGCTGGGGTGTCAGGCCTACGGTTTTTTGTGGCCATAGTATCGGGGAATTTGTGGCGGCTCATCTAGCGGGTGTATTCAGCCTGGCTGATGCGCTGACCCTAATCGCGGCTCGTGGCCGGATGGTCAGTGGGTTGCCGCGCGGTAGTATGCTGTCAGTACGTATGGATGCCGATGCCGTGCAGACGATGATGCCCCCGGCGCTATCGATGGCGGCCGTAAACAGCCGGAACCTGTGTGTGGTAGCGGGGCCGGATGAATACATTGCAGATTTTGCCCGGTTGCTGGATGAGAAAGATATTCCGAATCGACTGCTGCAAACGAGTCACGCATTCCACTCCGCTATGATGGACCCCATTGTGAGCCAGTTTGAGGCTATTGTGTCGGGCATTTCGCTGAGCCGGCCACAACAGCCTTTAGTATCGACGGTGACGGGTGGGTATATGACTGATGCGCAGGCAACCGATCCTCATTACTGGGCCAACCACCTTCGGCAGACGGTGCGTTTTGCCGATGCAGTTGACACGCTGTCGGAGCAGGAAAATCTGTTGTTGCTCGAGGTGGGGCCCGGCGGGGCACTGGCTACGCTGGTTCGCCAGCAGCTCGGTAAACGGCCGGCTACGGTGTTGACCAGCCTGCCTACTTACGGAGGGCCGCCGGCCGACTATCTGGTACTGCTCAAAACGCTGGGCCAGATCTGGATGGCGGGTCTGACTCCCGACTGGAAGGCATTTTACAACGGTCAGCCCCGGCGGATTGTGAAGTTGCCTGCCTACGCATTTGACCGGAAACGCTGCTGGGTTAACCCGGTCATCCGTGAAACCGTAACCCGAACTAACCCACAATTGCCCATTGCGGCAGCCGTACCCATTGAACCCAATGCAGACATTCATACCACATCAGTTCTCATGAGAAAAGATTTACTAATCGACAAGGTAAAAGAGATACTGGAAGATGCATCCGGTATTGACATGGACGGGGTAACACCCGATATGACTTTCCTGGAAATTGGTCTCGATTCACTGTTACTGACGCAGGTATCCCTGACGTTTAAACGTGAATTCGGGTTGCCAATCACCTTCCGCCAGTTAACGGGCGATTACGCTACCCCGGGTCAACTGGTCGACTACCTGGACCAGAACCTGCCCGCCGACGCCTACCAGCCTGCACCGGTTGCAGCGCCCGCGGCTACTCCTGTATCTGTTGCCCCGGCAATGGCTCCCGTACCAGCCGCGCCGGTTTATGCGCCGGCCCCCGCAATGCCAATGGCGGCCAGCCCCGAAGGCGAATCGGCCCTGAGTCTCATTGCCCAGCAGCTGCAGCTATTGGGTAAACAACTGGCACTGCTCCAGGGTAACGCACCGGCGCAGGTCGTTGCTCCGGTTCCGGCGGCTCCCATTGCGCAGCCACCCGTCGCTGCCAAAGCCAGTCCGGCTCCCGCGGCCGCAGCGCCAAAATTGACCCGGCCGGATTTGAGTCCGGAAGAAGAAGCCGAACTAAAGAAACCCTTTGGTGCTACCGCCCGCATTGAGCGGCAGGCGTCAGGGTTGAGTGACAGGCAACATGACTTCCTGCAGCAGATTACGGCTCAGTACAACCAGAAAACGGGCGGCAGCAAAGCCTACGCGCAGCAAAATCGGGGGCACATGGCCGATCCGCGCGTTGTATCCGGATTCCGCCCGTTGACCAAAGAGATTGTATATCCGTTGGTCATCAATCGGTCGAAGGGCAGTAGGCTGTGGGACATTGACGGAAATGAATACATCGATGTGCTCAATGGGTTTGGGTCAAATATGTTCGGGTACCAGCCCGATCTGATCAAACAGGCCCTGCACGAGCAGGTCGAGAATGGATTTGAAGTAGGGCCGCAGCACGAGTTGGCGGGCGAAGTAAGCCGCCTGGTTTGTGAGTTGACCGGTGCCGATCGGTCGGCTCTGTGCAGTACCGGTTCCGAAGCCGTGCTGGGTACCATGCGCATAGCCCGTACCGTAACCGGACGTTCGTTGATAGTGGCCTTCTCGGGTTCATACCACGGAATTGTCGATGAAGTCATCATCCGGGGGACCAAAAAGCTGAAGTCGTATCCGGCCGCGCCGGGTATCATGCCGGAGTCGGTGCAGAATATGTTGATTCTGGACTACGGTACTGAAGAGAGTTTGAAGATCATTCGGGAACGCGCTCATGAGCTGGCTGCTGTACTGGTTGAACCCGTGCAAAGTCGCCGGCCCGAATTTGTGCCGATCGATTTCCTGAAAGAGGTTCGGGCCATCACCGCTGCTTCAGGAACGGCGCTTATTTTCGATGAGATCATTACGGGATTCCGAATGCATCCCGGCGGTACCCAGGCGCTGTTTGGCATCAAAGCAGATTTGGCTTCCTACGGGAAAGTGGTTGGAGCCGGGTTGCCCATTGGTGTTATTGCCGGTAAACGGGAGTTTATGGACGCGCTGGACGGTGGTTTCTGGCAGTACGGCGATGCATCAGTTCCCGAAGTAGGCGTTACCTACTTTGCCGGCACCTTTGTTCGGCACCCGCTGGCGCTGGCCGCTGCCCGGGCGTCCCTGCAATACATGAAAGAAGCAGGTCCGGCACTACAACAGGGTCTGTCGCTGAAAACAACCCGCCTGGCCAATACCCTGAATGCCGTTATTGATCAACGGGGTCTGCCGTTCCACGTTGTGCACTACGGGTCGCTCTGGAAAGTCAAATTCAGTCAGGAAGTGCCTTATAATGAATTATTGTTTACATTGATGCGTGAGAAGGGAATCCATATCTGGGATGGTTTCCCCTGCTTTATGACCGAAGCGCATACCGATGCGGAAATGGATACGGTCGTTCAGGTATTTACCCAGAGCGTTGACGAATTGATTGACGCTGGTTTTTTTGCCGGAAGTACGAACGTATCGGTCAAAAAAGAGCCAGCAGCCGCCGTACTCACTGAAGATCGGCCACCGGTTCCGGGTGCCCGGCTTGGGCGGGATCAGCAGGGAAACCCGGCCTGGTTTATGCCCAACCCCGACTATCCGGGTAAATACATGCAAGTTGAATTAACGTAA
- a CDS encoding non-ribosomal peptide synthetase, which translates to MVDTTTNVTVTAVDFDPFAGPEIQRLAPSTEPQLEIWTACLLGGDDASRAFNESISLQFRGKLDKRAMELAWLALIARHEMLRSAFSADGTQFLVFREVVVDLAWLDCSTRTEPEKEQAIADYVLADSFHLFNLLTGPLVKAGLIKLRDDTYHLTITAHHIVCDGWSLGILMQDLSALYSAYVQNRVPDLAPAPLFTQHAMAQRAYAESAEYHETEQFWIDQYRETVPVLSLPTDFPRPALRTYKSNRLDYVLDEALVQAVKAMGVKAGCSFVTTLTAAFEVLLHGLTGQEDIVLGLPAAGQSATNNYRLVGHCVNLLPLRSFPRQNISFLQFLKQRREAILDAFEHQQLTFGSLIKKIKVQRDPSRVSLVPVIFNVDMGLVDDVSFDGLAYTFISNPRQFEAVDLFLNAGGSEKRLTLEWSFNTQLFRPETIDRMMAEFERLLKAVVADPAILIGQIQLADQREQLTQLASWNNTQADYPRHLPLHQLLAQTASLFPQKTALVVNDDRMSFKVLDETASRLAHCLQRNGIGTGSVVGVMLDRSTDLLVTLIAILKAGAAYVPIDPEYPHDRIAFMLTDSNARLLVTSRKYAGRLAQGTREALIEDALAASAAYPAQAPELPVSGQSLAYILYTSGSTGKPKGVMIEHRNLVNLLYSMIDWPGITSDDVLLGVTTISFDIAGLELFLPLLTGATLVLADAAMAKDGRALLDRLSSRKAGTEPITIIQATPATYKMLLAADWQERLPLKILCCGEPMSNELARQLIPRCDTLWNMYGPTETTIYSTGTRITDGDALITIGRPIHNTQVYIVDEQLNPMPIGTVGEIYIAGDGVARGYWNRPELTAERFVRNPFDVKQGMMYRTGDLGKFTETGEIHCLGRIDQQVKIRGYRIELGEIENVLHRINDVKEAVVVAREDRPGDQRLVAYVVPRANTLNGHAGQSGLTTAGGQTDSIRSWKKQAATALPDYMVPADFVILPVLPLTPNGKIDRKALPKPASSERSNQLEKPENREEERLLAIWQDILGQKSIGVMDDFFELGGHSLIAVQVMTRLEQETGRRLPLSTLFEHPTIRKLASLLQPNKPVAMFKSLVPIKPQGNKVPIYIIHGIGLNLLNFKSLVDYMDAEQPIYGLQARGLDGTDEPLDNMEAIAACYINELIIQNPTGPYAIAGYSFGGYVALEMARQLKAQGREVKMLAMFDTNAEESTLHYTARQKITRKLSRQLPKFVWILKSLLKDPKSTLRYQKLVAGWKIQSLLNMDGKIQEPMLEGGSEHMLRIVEKHEIAYENYRLKQYDGVIDLFKANIRPYFVEDPKNLGWKKYAQRGVRVHDVPGDHKQMLLPPNDRFFARALQSALDAAD; encoded by the coding sequence ATGGTTGATACTACTACCAACGTTACCGTTACGGCGGTTGATTTCGACCCGTTTGCCGGACCCGAAATTCAACGGCTGGCACCCTCAACTGAGCCTCAATTAGAAATATGGACGGCTTGTCTGCTGGGTGGCGACGATGCCAGTCGGGCGTTTAATGAGTCCATTTCGTTACAGTTCCGGGGTAAGCTCGACAAACGGGCGATGGAGCTTGCCTGGCTTGCCCTGATTGCCCGCCACGAGATGCTACGGTCGGCATTTAGTGCCGATGGAACGCAGTTTCTCGTCTTTCGAGAGGTCGTCGTTGACCTGGCCTGGCTGGACTGCTCGACCCGGACCGAGCCCGAAAAGGAGCAGGCTATTGCCGATTACGTGCTGGCCGACTCGTTTCACCTGTTCAACCTGCTGACGGGGCCGCTGGTTAAAGCCGGACTGATCAAGTTGAGGGACGACACGTATCACCTGACCATCACGGCCCACCATATCGTGTGTGACGGCTGGTCGCTGGGTATTCTGATGCAGGACCTGAGTGCTTTGTATTCGGCGTATGTTCAGAACAGGGTACCCGATCTGGCGCCGGCACCCCTGTTTACCCAACATGCCATGGCGCAGCGCGCCTATGCGGAGAGCGCCGAATACCACGAAACGGAACAGTTTTGGATCGATCAATACCGGGAAACGGTACCCGTCCTGAGCCTGCCTACCGATTTTCCCAGACCCGCCCTGCGGACCTATAAAAGCAACCGGCTCGACTACGTACTAGACGAAGCTCTGGTGCAGGCGGTGAAGGCAATGGGCGTCAAGGCTGGCTGTAGCTTCGTCACGACACTGACGGCCGCGTTTGAAGTCCTGCTGCACGGGCTTACGGGACAGGAAGATATTGTTCTGGGTTTGCCAGCGGCCGGCCAATCGGCGACCAACAACTATCGGCTGGTTGGACACTGCGTAAATTTATTACCGCTCCGGAGCTTTCCCCGGCAGAACATTAGTTTCCTGCAGTTTCTGAAGCAGCGTCGGGAGGCCATACTGGATGCATTCGAGCACCAGCAACTGACGTTTGGCAGTCTGATCAAAAAAATTAAAGTACAGCGCGACCCATCGCGGGTGTCGCTGGTACCCGTTATTTTCAACGTCGACATGGGCCTGGTCGACGACGTATCATTCGATGGGCTGGCGTATACATTTATCAGCAATCCCCGGCAGTTCGAAGCGGTTGACCTGTTCCTGAACGCGGGAGGCTCCGAGAAAAGACTTACGCTGGAGTGGTCATTCAACACCCAGCTGTTTCGGCCGGAAACGATTGACCGGATGATGGCCGAGTTTGAGCGTCTGCTCAAAGCAGTCGTTGCTGACCCGGCCATCCTGATTGGTCAGATTCAACTGGCCGATCAACGGGAGCAGCTTACTCAGCTGGCTAGCTGGAACAATACCCAGGCCGACTACCCCCGCCACTTACCGCTGCACCAGTTGCTGGCGCAAACGGCCAGCCTGTTCCCGCAGAAAACAGCTCTGGTCGTCAATGATGATCGGATGTCGTTTAAGGTGCTGGACGAAACCGCCAGCCGGCTTGCCCATTGCCTGCAACGAAACGGGATTGGTACCGGCAGCGTTGTCGGCGTCATGCTCGACCGGTCAACCGACCTGCTCGTTACGCTCATTGCCATTCTCAAGGCCGGGGCCGCCTACGTCCCCATCGATCCTGAGTACCCGCACGACCGCATAGCGTTCATGCTGACCGATTCCAATGCCCGGCTGCTCGTTACGTCCCGTAAGTACGCCGGTCGTCTCGCGCAGGGCACCCGGGAAGCGCTCATCGAAGATGCACTGGCAGCCTCGGCGGCTTATCCGGCGCAGGCACCTGAACTGCCCGTTTCGGGGCAATCGCTGGCCTATATCCTCTACACGTCGGGATCGACGGGTAAGCCCAAAGGGGTGATGATCGAACACCGTAACCTTGTGAATCTCTTGTACAGCATGATCGACTGGCCGGGAATCACCAGCGACGACGTGCTGCTCGGGGTAACAACCATTTCGTTCGATATTGCGGGTCTGGAACTTTTCCTGCCGCTGCTGACGGGCGCCACACTAGTACTGGCCGATGCAGCTATGGCCAAAGACGGGCGGGCCTTACTCGACCGGTTGTCGAGTCGAAAGGCGGGTACTGAACCGATAACGATCATCCAGGCAACACCGGCCACGTACAAGATGCTGCTGGCAGCCGACTGGCAGGAACGTTTGCCGCTCAAGATTTTGTGCTGTGGTGAACCCATGTCGAATGAACTGGCCCGGCAGCTTATTCCACGCTGCGATACATTGTGGAATATGTACGGACCTACCGAAACCACGATTTATTCGACGGGAACGCGGATTACGGATGGAGACGCCCTCATTACCATTGGCCGACCCATTCATAACACGCAGGTTTACATCGTTGACGAGCAGCTTAACCCCATGCCCATTGGAACAGTGGGTGAGATTTACATTGCGGGTGATGGTGTAGCGCGCGGGTACTGGAACCGGCCGGAGCTTACCGCCGAGCGGTTCGTACGGAATCCCTTTGATGTTAAACAAGGGATGATGTACCGGACCGGCGATCTGGGCAAGTTCACTGAAACGGGCGAAATTCACTGCCTGGGCCGCATCGACCAGCAGGTGAAAATAAGGGGATACCGAATTGAATTGGGCGAGATCGAGAACGTTCTGCACCGGATTAACGACGTCAAAGAAGCCGTCGTGGTTGCCCGTGAAGACCGTCCCGGCGATCAGCGCCTGGTGGCTTACGTTGTGCCGCGGGCTAACACTCTCAACGGCCACGCAGGTCAGTCAGGGTTGACTACGGCTGGTGGACAAACTGATTCGATACGTAGCTGGAAGAAGCAGGCAGCTACCGCCTTGCCGGATTACATGGTGCCCGCCGACTTTGTGATTTTACCCGTTTTGCCGCTCACGCCCAACGGCAAAATAGACCGGAAGGCGCTGCCCAAGCCAGCGTCGTCTGAGCGTAGCAACCAGTTGGAAAAGCCCGAGAACCGGGAAGAAGAACGGTTGCTGGCTATTTGGCAGGATATTCTCGGTCAAAAGTCGATCGGTGTTATGGACGACTTTTTTGAACTCGGGGGGCACTCGCTAATTGCGGTGCAGGTGATGACCCGGCTCGAGCAGGAAACCGGGCGCCGGTTGCCGCTGTCGACTCTTTTTGAACACCCCACCATCCGGAAGCTGGCCTCGCTACTGCAGCCCAATAAGCCCGTTGCTATGTTTAAGTCGCTCGTTCCCATTAAGCCGCAGGGTAACAAGGTTCCTATATACATTATTCATGGAATTGGCCTGAACCTGCTGAATTTCAAAAGTCTGGTCGATTACATGGATGCCGAGCAACCCATTTATGGGCTACAGGCGCGTGGATTGGACGGTACCGACGAGCCGCTGGACAACATGGAGGCCATTGCCGCCTGCTACATCAACGAGCTTATTATTCAAAATCCAACGGGTCCCTACGCTATCGCCGGCTACTCGTTTGGTGGATACGTAGCGCTGGAAATGGCCCGGCAATTGAAGGCCCAGGGCCGGGAGGTAAAGATGCTGGCCATGTTCGATACCAACGCCGAGGAGTCAACACTGCATTATACGGCAAGGCAGAAGATTACCCGCAAGTTATCCCGCCAGCTGCCCAAGTTTGTGTGGATCCTGAAATCACTGTTGAAAGATCCGAAGTCAACCCTCCGCTATCAGAAACTGGTGGCTGGCTGGAAAATTCAGAGCTTACTTAACATGGATGGAAAAATACAGGAGCCCATGCTGGAAGGGGGATCTGAGCACATGCTCCGCATTGTTGAAAAACACGAGATCGCTTACGAAAACTACCGATTGAAACAGTACGACGGGGTCATTGACCTCTTCAAAGCGAATATTCGGCCTTACTTCGTCGAAGATCCAAAGAACCTGGGCTGGAAGAAGTATGCCCAGCGCGGGGTACGGGTGCACGATGTACCGGGCGATCATAAGCAGATGCTGTTGCCGCCTAATGACCGTTTTTTTGCCCGGGCACTACAGTCTGCCCTGGACGCTGCCGACTAG